TCGGCTCCACGAGTCTCAGCCGAAGTGAATATGGATCAGCTCTCGCTCAAGGGCGTTCAAGGACGGGACGTCCCGCCCGCGAAGCTGACCGCCGAAGCGCTCGTCGGGGGGGGACGCCTGGCCGCAACCTGCCGTGTTTCGGCCGGGCCCGGCGCGGCGTTCGAGTGCAAGGCCTCCCTGCCCGCCAGGCTGAGTCTCGACCCCTTCGTCTTCGCCGTCCCGCGCGACGCCGCCCTGGAGGCATCCCTGGCCGGCGACGTGGATTTGGGCCAATTGGCAGCCTTGAGCGGCGACGAGGCGCTCAGCCTCAAGGGCACGCTCAAGGCCGACTTCAGCGTCGCGGGCCGGCTTTCCGCCCCCCTGGTTTCAGGGCGGGCCACACTCGCGGGCGGTCAGGCGGACTACGTCACCACCGGGACGAGGCTGCGGGACATCTCCCTCGACCTGGAGGCCGAAGGCACGAAATTGGCCATCAAGACCTTTACGGCCCGTGACGCGGGGCAGGGCAGCCTTACGGTCTCCGGCAAGGCCGACCTCTACCCTCAGGGCGGCTTCCCTTTCGAAGCCTCGGTGGTGCTGGACAAGCTCACACCGGTGCGCATGGATATGGCCACGGCAATGCTCTCCGCCAAAGTTGCCGCCAAGGGCAATTCGGGCGGGGCCAAGGTCGCGGGCAGCGTGAACGTAGGCCCGGTGGAGGTGAACATCCCCGACCGCATCCCGCCGAGCGCCGTCCCCATCCCGGTGGAGATGGCCGGGCGCCCGGGCCCAGCGGGGGCCAAGCCCGCGGCGGCGTCCAAGCCGTACCCGGTGGACCTGGACGTGTCCGTGGACTTCCCCGGCAGAATATTCGTGCGGGGGATGGGGCTCGACTCCATGTGGGCCGGAAACCTGCGTGTGAAGGGAACGCCGGGCGAGCCCGAAATCGAAGGCGACATCCGCATCGTGAAGGGGCAACTGGACTTCTTCGGCAAGAATTTCGATCTCGCCCGTGGTGAGGTGACTTTTACCGGTACCAATCCTCCGGTGCCCATGCTCGACATGGAGGCCAAAACACAGGCGGGGGACATCACCGCCAGCATCCTCGTGAGCGGGAGCGCGACCCGTCCGAAGATCGAGTTCACCTCCGACCCGGCGGTGCCCCGCGACGAGATTCTGGCCAGGGTGCTCTTCGGGCAGAGCGTCTCCTCGCTGACCCCGCCGCAGGCCCTGCAATTGGCCCAGGCCGTGGCCTCCATGAGCGGGGCGGGCGGGTCACTGGACTTTCTGGGCGCGACGCGCAAACTGGCCGGGCTCGACTATCTGGGGGTCAAGTCCACGGGCAAGAGCCTCGGGCAGAGCACCGTGGCGGCGGGCAAGTACGTGGCCGATGGAGTCTACGTGGAGGCCAGCCAAGGCTTGGCGGGCAGCAGCGGGGCGGTCTCCGTGGAGGTTGACGTGACCAAGAACATCACCGTGGAGAGTAGGATTGGCCTGGATTCCAAAACGGGAGTGGGGGTCAACTGGAAATTCGATTACTGAGAAGGTGACCTGCTCGGCACTGTTCCAAGTATCCTGCCCCCGCTTTGGTGAGCGTTTGCGCCAACTGAATTTCCGTGGCTGACTCCGAGGAGGAGATCGGCCATGAAACGACGGAAATGGACCACAGAGCATAAGGCGCTCATCGTCCTCAAAGGGCTTCGAGGACGGCCAGTCGGTGGGCTGTGCAATGAGCACGGCATTCCCAGGCGCAGTATTACCGGTGGCGAGACCGGTTCCTGGGCAACGCCCGACTGGTGTTCGAGACAGCCAGTGTGGGCAAGCGTTCCCGGCGGCGTCGTAGCTTTAAGCCTTGGCCATGCCGCCGCTGCTGAAGGCCGTCCCTCCAACTGCGTGTTGCGGGAAACCCAGAAGTCAGGATAAATGATCAGGGTGGGCTTCCTGCTGTTGAAGGGAGTCTTTCGGGTGGTTTCGAAGTAGGCAATTCTGCAGATAAAGATAGATATTACTAGTAGTTGCCTGGGTTGAACAATCTCGCTCAGGTGGTTAAGAATACTCATGCGGACAAATGACAAATTCCACTGCCTTCGACTGCTGAAACGGAAATGGCTGACGGTTCTTCGCATCAAGAAAACGCCGAAGGAGATCGCTCTGGGCTTGGCGTTCGGTGTTTTCGTAGGCTTCATTCCAATCATACCGTTCCAATCCATCTGGGCCATAGGGCTGTGCTGGGTATTCGGGGGGAGCAAGTTGGCCGCCTTCGCCGGAGCATGGGTGTCGAACCCAGTGACGGTCCCGCCGCTCTTTGCGGCATTCTATTATGTCGGTAAACGCGCGTTCCCTGGCATAGACATCAATCCATTGAGTTTCTATACCAATCTGGATTGGTTCAGCACTGAGTTCATCTTCGATACAGGGTGGAAGATAGCCTTGATTCTCAACGCGGGCGGTGTGATAGTGGGTATACCTACTGCTGTGGTGTCCTATTTCGTCACATTGAATCTTGCCAGGCAATATCAGGCGCGAAAGATGAGGCGACAGTTGGATGCCAAAGGCCTATCCTAATATGCAGTCCCTCTCATGAAACGTGTCATGGGGGCCATGCCCTCGTGGCCACGCAACAAGGCATCGGAGTCATCCGCATGGACCAATTGAAGGGCCAGGCTTGGCATAGTCTCACGGCGGCCGAAGTCACCAGCCTGTTGGGCACCAACCCTGACCGGGGCTTGAGCCCGTCCGATATTCAGGCCCGCCTCAAAACGTTCGGAACCAATGCGCTGGAGCCACGAAAGGGCAAGTCGCCCCTGCGGCGTTTTTTGCTCCAGTTCCATCAGCCGCTCGTCTATATCCTGCTGGGCGCCGGAGCCGTCACGGCCCTTCTTGGCAGTCCGGTCGATTCGCTGGTCATCATTGGCGTCGTGTTGCTGAACGCCATAGTGGGCTATGTCCAGGAGGCGAAGGCCGTCGACGCCCTGGAGGCGTTGGCCAAGTCGATGAAGACCGAGGCCGTGGTGCTGCGGGAGGCGAAAACCCAGCGGATTTCCGCCGAGGAGCTGGTGCCTGGCGACGTGGTCATCCTGCGCTCTGGAGACAAGGTCCCTGCGGACTTGCGGCTGATCGCATCCAAGAACCTC
The nucleotide sequence above comes from Fundidesulfovibrio soli. Encoded proteins:
- a CDS encoding DUF2062 domain-containing protein → MRTNDKFHCLRLLKRKWLTVLRIKKTPKEIALGLAFGVFVGFIPIIPFQSIWAIGLCWVFGGSKLAAFAGAWVSNPVTVPPLFAAFYYVGKRAFPGIDINPLSFYTNLDWFSTEFIFDTGWKIALILNAGGVIVGIPTAVVSYFVTLNLARQYQARKMRRQLDAKGLS